A stretch of DNA from Streptomyces sp. NBC_00271:
CCGCATGCAGACCGTTTCGCCGGGCGACAGTTCAAGGACGTCACTGACGTGTTGAGGCGGGGCCGTGTCCTCCAGCACCGTGATCTGGTCGACGTCCGGAGCGCGGTGGTCGTCCGCCAACCAGACTGTTTTCCCGCTTCCCCACTGGTTACGGGCAAGTCGCTGGATGCCGCGGTGGCGGATGGGGTGGAACGAGATGACGCGGGCGCCGGCTCCTTTTTTGGTCTCGATAAGACCTTCGGTGCGCAAGATCTTCAGCGCCCTGCGGGCCGTAAGGGTGGCGACGTCGTACTGCGCGGCCAGCGGGTTTTCTCCAGGCAGGCGATCGCCGGGTCCGTAGTCCCCGCGCTCGATCGCCGCCTTCAACTCAGCCGCGATGTGCTGAGCCTTGGTGAGCTGCGCGCCCGTCTCGTCCGTCATCTGTCTCCCAACCTCGGTATCGATCCTATGGCGACTGGCTACCGAGGTACCTGGCGGGGCGCCTTGAACACGCCGGGGAGCCGCCCATGGTACAGGTTCGGTACCGATTTTATTGACATAGGTACCGAGGAAGGTTTCTACTGGACCTCGGTACCGAGGTTGTAGTCGGGTCCTTCCGGACCCGGCTCCCCCACCCGGAACCGCCTCAGGGCGGCGCCGAATGAGGGAGCCGGACTCTCGGTCCCTGCCAGCACCACCGCAAAACAGCAGGTGTCACCGCTCTTTCGGGGGTGGCGGCAATGGGGTCGAGCCCGCGCTCCCCCGGTCGACGGCACCTGTACCGAATAGCTCCACCTGATCCACCCCTGAACAGCGGAAGTTGCGCTGTCTGTCCGTCAGGACTTACTGGCCGCAGGCCGGCCTGGCGCGGCAGAGAGAGCAGCACTCGTTTCACCCGCCGGAAGGAACATGATGGCGAAGAACCGGAAGCGTCCAGGTCGGACCCGCACCAAGCGCGACAACCTCCGCGAGCCGATGCTGCTCAGCAAGATCGACCCTCAGGAGATCAATGTTCGTGAGGGCG
This window harbors:
- a CDS encoding GntR family transcriptional regulator translates to MTDETGAQLTKAQHIAAELKAAIERGDYGPGDRLPGENPLAAQYDVATLTARRALKILRTEGLIETKKGAGARVISFHPIRHRGIQRLARNQWGSGKTVWLADDHRAPDVDQITVLEDTAPPQHVSDVLELSPGETVCMRSRRYVMEGRPVMVAESYLPQSLVAGSPITQADTGPGGIYARLADLGYAPAHFREEIRVRMPSAEEAARLAIPADRTVIKLARTAFDSEGRAVEINEMTMDSAAYVLDYEFDA